In Nocardia asteroides, the following proteins share a genomic window:
- a CDS encoding wax ester/triacylglycerol synthase family O-acyltransferase, with protein sequence MNELRPLDWGFLELENTDRHISLGIGAAAIITGQAPSRAEFSAWLGERISHVGRLSQRVHRAPLELTAPAWEQDPEFDLAQHIRWTALPAPRDESMLRELIAVELEQRLDRDHPLWECVVVEQLAGNRWAMIVKAHHSMVDGMSGIALLERLCDPGSPSRAPDSSPRSVRPRPGLGEWVTTGIRLPLTAPRFALSMVRAVVPVVYSALAPSTPSSLNGPIGRKRRYAVAKVSMSDIRAIEATFGTSVNDVALAAITAAYRRLLRHRGEEPTADKIRVLVPVSMRGDDAESALDNRISVILPYLPVERSDPVEQLIAVHERVARHRARGEAEAETSIVSMAQFLPFRIGAWAVRIAGHFPQRSVAALATNVPGPRRRLGVNGRDVLEIWPCIPIAMRLRTTIAILSYRDRLVFGITGDYGATPDIDLIADGIRHGIAELRAHTQ encoded by the coding sequence ATGAACGAGCTGCGTCCCCTGGATTGGGGATTTCTGGAACTGGAGAACACCGATCGCCACATCAGTCTCGGCATCGGTGCCGCCGCGATCATCACCGGGCAGGCGCCGAGCCGCGCGGAATTCTCCGCCTGGCTGGGCGAGCGAATCAGCCATGTCGGACGGCTGAGCCAGCGAGTCCACCGAGCGCCATTGGAACTGACCGCCCCGGCGTGGGAACAAGACCCCGAATTCGATCTGGCACAGCACATTCGGTGGACCGCGCTGCCCGCACCCCGAGACGAGTCGATGTTACGGGAGTTGATCGCCGTCGAGCTGGAGCAACGACTCGATCGAGATCACCCGCTCTGGGAATGCGTGGTTGTCGAGCAATTGGCGGGAAACCGCTGGGCCATGATCGTCAAGGCACACCACAGCATGGTCGATGGAATGTCGGGAATCGCGTTGCTCGAGCGTCTGTGTGATCCCGGATCGCCCAGCCGCGCGCCGGACAGCTCTCCACGATCTGTTCGGCCCCGCCCCGGACTCGGCGAGTGGGTGACCACCGGCATTCGGCTTCCGTTGACAGCGCCCAGGTTCGCGCTGTCGATGGTCCGCGCTGTCGTTCCGGTGGTGTACTCCGCGCTGGCTCCGAGTACCCCGTCCTCGTTGAACGGTCCGATCGGCCGGAAGCGCCGCTATGCCGTCGCGAAGGTGTCGATGTCCGACATCCGCGCCATCGAGGCGACGTTCGGCACTTCCGTCAACGACGTGGCACTGGCCGCGATCACCGCCGCCTATCGACGCCTCCTGCGGCACCGTGGCGAAGAACCGACCGCGGACAAGATCCGCGTCCTCGTCCCCGTGTCCATGCGCGGCGACGACGCCGAATCCGCGCTGGACAACCGCATCTCGGTGATCCTTCCCTATCTCCCGGTGGAACGCTCCGACCCGGTCGAGCAGCTGATCGCCGTGCATGAACGAGTGGCACGGCACCGGGCGCGAGGCGAAGCGGAAGCAGAGACCTCGATTGTGTCGATGGCCCAGTTCCTGCCTTTCCGGATCGGAGCCTGGGCCGTTCGGATAGCCGGCCATTTTCCGCAGCGCAGCGTCGCGGCGCTGGCCACCAACGTTCCGGGACCTCGACGACGACTCGGCGTAAACGGTCGCGACGTGCTGGAGATCTGGCCCTGTATCCCCATCGCCATGCGCCTGCGCACCACGATCGCGATCCTGAGCTATCGCGATCGCCTCGTCTTCGGTATCACCGGCGACTACGGCGCCACGCCCGATATCGATCTCATCGCCGACGGCATCCGACACGGTATCGCGGAACTGCGGGCACACACCCAGTGA
- a CDS encoding rhodanese-like domain-containing protein has protein sequence MILEQYYIECLSHASYLIGDESSGRAVVVDPRRDITDYLDDARRYGLAIEGVINTHFHADFVSGHLELLSATGAWIGFGAAADTDYPIRRFAHGEHVSLGEVDLEVLSTPGHTWESISLVVRETPAASPTAVLTGDSLFIGDVGRPDLVNLGSGSSADLARAMYRTIHQTLLALPDSVVVLPAHGAGSSCGKNLSAELSSTIGEQRRSNPSVQPMTVDAFVALITDGQPAVPEYFHVDAALNKSNRPLLEPGRVIPAMSAAHLRAELAAGTRVLDTRTPDDFAAAHLRGSVNVGFDGRFAETSGMVAGIGERIVLVSYPGEEQTAALRMSRIGSDEAVGYLGVDRDGVFPAELRDLVQMAHRTTVEELRGLLADGQVTLVDVRNPGEREFGAIPAAMSIPLAQLRSRAGELPADSPIVVHCAGGWRSSVAASLLRSLGVAQVSDLLGGYDAWAEATV, from the coding sequence ATGATTCTCGAGCAGTACTACATCGAATGCCTGTCCCACGCCTCGTACCTGATCGGTGATGAGAGCAGCGGCCGGGCTGTCGTCGTCGATCCTCGGCGGGACATCACCGACTACCTCGACGACGCACGCCGGTACGGCCTGGCAATCGAAGGTGTGATCAACACCCACTTCCACGCGGATTTCGTTTCCGGTCACCTCGAACTTCTCTCGGCCACCGGCGCCTGGATCGGCTTCGGCGCCGCGGCGGACACCGACTACCCGATTCGCCGGTTCGCGCACGGTGAGCATGTCTCGCTGGGTGAGGTCGATCTGGAGGTGCTGTCCACGCCGGGGCACACCTGGGAGTCGATCAGCCTGGTCGTGCGTGAAACCCCGGCGGCGTCCCCGACCGCGGTGTTGACGGGGGATTCGCTGTTCATCGGTGACGTGGGCCGACCCGACCTGGTCAACCTCGGTAGCGGCTCCAGCGCCGACCTGGCCCGCGCGATGTACCGGACGATCCACCAGACCCTGCTGGCCCTGCCGGACTCGGTGGTCGTCCTGCCCGCGCACGGCGCGGGCTCGTCGTGTGGGAAGAACCTGTCCGCGGAGCTGAGCTCGACGATCGGCGAACAGCGGCGGTCCAACCCGTCGGTGCAACCGATGACCGTCGACGCCTTCGTCGCCCTGATCACCGACGGTCAACCGGCCGTGCCGGAGTATTTCCACGTCGACGCGGCCTTGAACAAGAGCAACCGGCCTCTGCTGGAACCGGGACGCGTCATCCCGGCGATGTCGGCCGCGCACCTTCGGGCCGAACTGGCGGCCGGCACCCGTGTGCTGGATACCCGAACGCCGGACGATTTCGCCGCCGCGCACCTCCGCGGCTCGGTCAATGTCGGTTTCGACGGGCGGTTCGCCGAAACCAGTGGCATGGTCGCCGGGATCGGCGAGCGTATCGTGCTGGTCAGCTATCCCGGGGAGGAGCAGACCGCCGCGCTGAGGATGTCGCGCATCGGCTCCGATGAAGCCGTCGGGTATCTCGGTGTCGATCGCGACGGAGTCTTCCCCGCGGAACTGCGGGACCTGGTGCAGATGGCACACCGGACGACGGTCGAGGAACTGCGCGGATTGCTCGCCGACGGCCAGGTCACCCTGGTCGACGTGCGCAACCCCGGCGAACGGGAGTTCGGCGCCATTCCGGCGGCGATGTCGATCCCGCTGGCGCAGTTGCGCTCCCGGGCCGGCGAGCTACCTGCGGATTCGCCGATCGTCGTGCACTGCGCCGGTGGATGGCGTTCCAGCGTCGCCGCTTCGCTACTGCGGTCGCTGGGTGTGGCACAGGTCAGCGATCTTCTCGGCGGTTACGACGCATGGGCCGAAGCGACGGTCTAA